The Erpetoichthys calabaricus chromosome 5, fErpCal1.3, whole genome shotgun sequence genome has a segment encoding these proteins:
- the LOC127528005 gene encoding uncharacterized protein LOC127528005 yields MWTYYSNARVTKKKRKEYNEVVVFPPIPKASSVSSNNQDRICYSSCSSSQKLQDLFFSPQITAPQKTAYKLVDTKGTTGKNAEWHWHLPYKKISRKAESRIKEHLKNNLYNRHGKRPELSKAEDNEDNEVSEKGEELQSLNKDQTFSLQSQDLAVYLQRGSHVSFQDVPHSVPWSVSSLIPESQQEEEQEHDKTDPLLTSRCEMTEGVQEADHNSSSMESYTAVKGPEDTGKLKKSESADICDLRSSAASMEMEKIHEILTKNVKVSHVVKKKRLMIYLSGGYKGSLVII; encoded by the exons ATGTGGACCTACTATTCGAATGCGCGAGTCACCAAAAAGAAACGAAAA GAATATAATGAAGTAGTGGTGTTCCCTCCCATTCCCAAAGCTTCATCAGTGAGCTCCAACAATCAG GACAGAATATGTTACAGTAGTTGCTCATCATCCCAAAAGCTTCAAGACCTTTTCTTTTCACCACAAATCACTGCACCTCAGAAGACGGCGTATAAGTTAGTAGACACAAAGGGAACCACTGGTAAG AACGCAGAGTGGCATTGGCACTTACCATATAAAAAAATTAGCCGTAAAGCAGAGTCTCGTATAAAAGAACATCTAAAG AATAATCTATACAACAGGCATGGCAAGAGGCCTGAACTCTCTAAAGCAGAAGACAATGAAGACAATGAAGTATCAGAAAAGGGAGAAGAACTACAGAGCCTTAATAAAGATCAGACTTTCTCACTACAG AGTCAGGATTTAGCAGTTTATTTGCAAAGAGGGAGCCACGTCAGTTTTCAAGATGTCCCCCATTCAGTGCCATGGAGTGTCTCATCACTTATCCCTGAAagccagcaagaagaagaacaagagcaTGATAAAACAGACCCTCTTCTTACTTCTAGATGTGAGATGACTGAGGGGgtacaagaagcagatcataattCATCATCTATGGAAAGCTATACAGCTGTGAAAGGGCCAGAGGACACAGGAAAATTAAAGAAATCAGAGTCTGCAGACATATGTGACCTGAGGAGCAGTGCAGCATCCATGGAGATGGAGAAAATTCATGAAATACTCACAAAAAATGTTAAAGTCAGTCATGTCGTCAAGAAGAAACGTTtaatgatttacctaagtgggggttACAAAG GTAGTCTGGTGATCATCTGA